The following coding sequences lie in one Scatophagus argus isolate fScaArg1 chromosome 9, fScaArg1.pri, whole genome shotgun sequence genomic window:
- the si:dkey-250k15.4 gene encoding uncharacterized protein si:dkey-250k15.4 isoform X1 has translation MYMDASDKQKISNVFNEQLKTTDKNCCSVNRFTADCKASNPKSKTDGQHKMKRLKSRRKRSQMRGVGKEALKSRSHHNHCCRQASENIAHYHNCCHNSCHCPSRSGALFPNARPAAQESSIITDSRLIGHQGLFNHEVKSIDIERLLSEQRKLEKCGQQVQKKNNATSHPSSAISTRDFLGTDEKKASPETKARDDFQDIKNWISQGADVTLGQRSQQQLDLSSGSGKSTFSSKHSPVDVIKSRKANPAVSERGREPQQIPTVDRENVNTLNKKVKGHMISTLEHTPRNQESPVHLTHGFSPSPLQVSCSNTIDNNDMQHGRQDPDCVSQFVSAVAADLCDSLQFPVLKRRSLVAESREVLLKALRESHGPHLEKNLLKVQRYLSFDTDPAKHGQHQEPTMTDEDEPLPTANREGQPSFDSHKTTSFRVTRNRRFNWKSRPQRHHNRKQTAEWLRSPVLTSDNLMDDILRHTRSPQSCMYFENSGATAGDHLFSPFPTSCCEEKASVFHQGEDKFNRPKSKEAVMFGTFGNSFVNQTRADTERSSGFQYSDGNIQPFFSYKAQRPHRYSAGPAPYPQEQDLFETDKHLFSLSAQIHHPQQRNCFRPFSRFSRPSVCPPLRSHHADITHYPPSHMLERDPATPVSALLSPEHWSFPPMRLY, from the exons ATGTATATGGATGcttcagacaaacagaagatctcaaatgttttcaacGAGCAAttgaaaacaacagataaaaatTGTTGCTCAGTAAACAGATTCACTGCAGACTGCAAAGCTTCAAACCCCAAAAGTAAAACAGATGGCCAGCACAAAATGAAGCGACTGAAGAGCCGCAGGAAGAGGAGCCAGATGAGAGGTGTTGGGAAAGAAGCTCTAAAGTCCAGATCACATCACAATCACTGTTGTCGCCAAGCCAGTGAAAACATAGCACATTACCATAACTGCTGTCACAATAGCTGTCATTGTCCTTCAAGGAGTGGTGCACTTTTTCCAAACGCCCGTCCTGCTGCACAGGAGTCCAGTATCATTACAGACAGTCGCCTGATAGGACACCAAGGCCTGTTCAACCATGAAGTGAAATCTATTGACATTGAACGCTTGTTAAGTGAGCAGAGGAAACTGGAGAAATGTGGGCAGCAagtacaaaaaaagaacaatgcTACTTCACATCCATCTTCAGCCATCTCCACTCGTGATTTCTTGGgtactgatgaaaaaaaagcaagccCAGAGACAAAGGCCCGTGATGATTTTCAGGACATAAAGAATTGGATCAGTCAGGGAGCAGATGTTACACTAGGGCAGAGATCACAGCAACAACTTGATCTTTCATCAGGAAGTGGTAAAAGCACCTTCTCATCTAAACACAGCCCTGTTGATGTAATTAAGAGCAGGAAAGCCAACCCTGCTGTGTCTGAAAGGGGCAGAGAGCCACAGCAGATTCCCACAGTTGACAGGGAAAATGTGAACACATTGAATAAGAAGGTAAAGGGTCACATGATTTCTACTCTGGAACACACTCCAAGGAACCAGGAGTCTCCTGTCCACCTAACTCATGGTTTCAGCCCAAGCCCACTTCAGGTCTCCTGCTCAAATACCATTGACAACAATGACATGCAGCATGGAAGACAAGATCCTGACTGTGTATCTCAGTTTGTCAGTGCAGTGGCAGCAGATTTGTGTGATAGTCTGCAGTTTCCAGTTCTGAAAAGGAGAAGCCTGgtggcagagagcagagaggtgcTATTGAAAGCTCTACGGGAGAGTCATGGACCCCATCTTGAGAAAAACCTCCTCAAGGTGCAGAGATACTTAAGCTTTGACACTGATCCAGCAAAGCATGGCCAGCATCAGGAGCCCACCATGACAGATGAAGATGAGCCCTTGCCCACAG CCAACAGAGAAGGTCAGCCAAGTTTTGACAGCCATAAAACCACCTCTTTCAGAGTTACAAGAAACAGGCGTTTTAACTGGAAGTCCAGACCACAGAGACACCACAACCGTAAACAG ACTGCTGAATGGTTGAGAAGCCCTGTGCTGACTTCGGACAACCTTATGGATGATATCCTCAGACATACTCGCTCTCCTCAGTCATGCATGTACTTTGAGAACTCTGGAGCTACAGCCGGTGATCATTTGTTCTCTCCCTTTCCCACCTCATGCTGTGAAGAAAAAGCCTCAGTATTTCATCAGGGGGAAGACAAATTTAACAGGCCAAAGAGCAAAGAGGCTGTTATGTTCGGTACCTTTGGAAACAGCTTTGTGAACCAAACCAGAGCAGATACAGAGAGGAGCTCTGGGTTCCAATACAGTGATGGCAATATCCAGCCTTTCTTTTCTTACAAAGCACAGCGGCCACATAGATATTCAGCAGGCCCAGCGCCCTATCCCCAGGAGCAAGACCTATTTGAAActgacaaacatttgttttccctctctgccCAAATTCACCATCCTCAGCAGCGCAACTGCTTCCGGCCTTTCAGCCGATTCAGTCGCCCTTCAGTTTGCCCTCCCCTCAGGTCCCACCATGCTGACATTACGCATTATCCCCCATCTCACATGCTTGAAAGAGACCCAGCGActcctgtttctgctctcttGAGCCCTGAGCACTGGTCCTTCCCCCCTATGAGACTGTACTAA
- the si:dkey-250k15.4 gene encoding uncharacterized protein si:dkey-250k15.4 isoform X2, whose amino-acid sequence MYMDASDKQKISNVFNEQLKTTDKNCCSVNRFTADCKASNPKSKTDGQHKMKRLKSRRKRSQMRGVGKEALKSRSHHNHCCRQASENIAHYHNCCHNSCHCPSRSGALFPNARPAAQESSIITDSRLIGHQGLFNHEVKSIDIERLLSEQRKLEKCGQQVQKKNNATSHPSSAISTRDFLGTDEKKASPETKARDDFQDIKNWISQGADVTLGQRSQQQLDLSSGSGKSTFSSKHSPVDVIKSRKANPAVSERGREPQQIPTVDRENVNTLNKKVKGHMISTLEHTPRNQESPVHLTHGFSPSPLQVSCSNTIDNNDMQHGRQDPDCVSQFVSAVAADLCDSLQFPVLKRRSLVAESREVLLKALRESHGPHLEKNLLKVQRYLSFDTDPAKHGQHQEPTMTDEDEPLPTELQETGVLTGSPDHRDTTTVNRLLNG is encoded by the exons ATGTATATGGATGcttcagacaaacagaagatctcaaatgttttcaacGAGCAAttgaaaacaacagataaaaatTGTTGCTCAGTAAACAGATTCACTGCAGACTGCAAAGCTTCAAACCCCAAAAGTAAAACAGATGGCCAGCACAAAATGAAGCGACTGAAGAGCCGCAGGAAGAGGAGCCAGATGAGAGGTGTTGGGAAAGAAGCTCTAAAGTCCAGATCACATCACAATCACTGTTGTCGCCAAGCCAGTGAAAACATAGCACATTACCATAACTGCTGTCACAATAGCTGTCATTGTCCTTCAAGGAGTGGTGCACTTTTTCCAAACGCCCGTCCTGCTGCACAGGAGTCCAGTATCATTACAGACAGTCGCCTGATAGGACACCAAGGCCTGTTCAACCATGAAGTGAAATCTATTGACATTGAACGCTTGTTAAGTGAGCAGAGGAAACTGGAGAAATGTGGGCAGCAagtacaaaaaaagaacaatgcTACTTCACATCCATCTTCAGCCATCTCCACTCGTGATTTCTTGGgtactgatgaaaaaaaagcaagccCAGAGACAAAGGCCCGTGATGATTTTCAGGACATAAAGAATTGGATCAGTCAGGGAGCAGATGTTACACTAGGGCAGAGATCACAGCAACAACTTGATCTTTCATCAGGAAGTGGTAAAAGCACCTTCTCATCTAAACACAGCCCTGTTGATGTAATTAAGAGCAGGAAAGCCAACCCTGCTGTGTCTGAAAGGGGCAGAGAGCCACAGCAGATTCCCACAGTTGACAGGGAAAATGTGAACACATTGAATAAGAAGGTAAAGGGTCACATGATTTCTACTCTGGAACACACTCCAAGGAACCAGGAGTCTCCTGTCCACCTAACTCATGGTTTCAGCCCAAGCCCACTTCAGGTCTCCTGCTCAAATACCATTGACAACAATGACATGCAGCATGGAAGACAAGATCCTGACTGTGTATCTCAGTTTGTCAGTGCAGTGGCAGCAGATTTGTGTGATAGTCTGCAGTTTCCAGTTCTGAAAAGGAGAAGCCTGgtggcagagagcagagaggtgcTATTGAAAGCTCTACGGGAGAGTCATGGACCCCATCTTGAGAAAAACCTCCTCAAGGTGCAGAGATACTTAAGCTTTGACACTGATCCAGCAAAGCATGGCCAGCATCAGGAGCCCACCATGACAGATGAAGATGAGCCCTTGCCCACAG AGTTACAAGAAACAGGCGTTTTAACTGGAAGTCCAGACCACAGAGACACCACAACCGTAAACAG ACTGCTGAATGGTTGA
- the LOC124064137 gene encoding C-X-C chemokine receptor type 3-like codes for MDVVLDGLFRYNSSYDYDDYEYKDEFESGHNKALWMTVLFSVELVIGLLGNGLLLASVVQKRRFWSTSGTFVLHLSVADLLLLVTLPFWAAQAAQRCEWCFRGFLCKIAGGIFNVNFYCGILLFVCLSVDRYLSVVHATHLYSQRRPRLAHISCLVVWIISLILAIPGWASVEVSAPEKTLCVYKFTHSHGSQKHMVSRLVHLTLGFLLPGAILIICWSCILLRLQRNAKGLQKQRSIMVILSLLVVFFLCWMPYNVTLLVDTIRRRSAESNDSSSGNPEGSPKTALMVTFALGCIHACLRPLLYFCLCANFRKQTLAMLSCATAESEGSLWELDVGEKAMPGQSDEGAELKQMTSVDHQMQSSQC; via the exons ATGGATGTGGTTCTCGATGGATTGTTTCGCTACAACAGCAGCTATGACTACGACGACTATGAGTATAAAGATGAGTTTGAGTCAGGACACAACAAAGCACTATGGATGACAGTTTTGTTCTCAGTGGAGCTGGTTATCGGTCTGCTGGGGAATGGACTACTCCTGGCCTCTGTGGTTCAGAAGAGGCGATTCTGGAGTACATCAGGCACCTTCGTCCTCCACCTGAGTGTTGCAgacctcctgctgctggtgaCGCTGCCCTTCTGGGCCGCACAGGCCGCTCAACGTTGTGAATGGTGCTTTCGAGGTTTCCTCTGCAAGATTGCTGGAGGCATTTTTAAC GTCAACTTCTACTGTGGAATCCTTCTGTTCGTTTGCCTCAGTGTGGATCGCTACCTGTCCGTCGTCCATGCCACCCACCTGTACTCACAGAGGAGGCCCAGGTTGGCTCATATCAGCTGCTTGGTGGTCTGGATCATTTCTCTGATCCTCGCAATCCCTGGATGGGCTTCTGTGGAAGTCTCAGCACCAGAGAAAACCCTGTGTGTTTACaaattcactcattcacatggttcacagaaacacatggtGTCACGTCTTGTCCACCTCACACTGGGCTTCCTGCTGCCCGGGGCCATCCTGATCATCTGCTGGTCCTGCATCCTGCTACGGCTGCAGCGCAACGCCAAAGGTCTCCAGAAGCAGAGGTCCATCATGGTCATCCTGTCCCTGCTAGtggtcttcttcctctgctggaTGCCATACAACGTAACGCTTCTTGTGGACACCATCAGAAGAAGGTCTGCGGAATCTAATGATAGTTCGTCTGGAAATCCTGAAGGTTCCCCGAAAACAGCTCTGATGGTCACATTTGCTTTGGGTTGCATTCATGCCTGCCTCAGGCCTCTGCTCTATTTTTGCCTGTGTGCAAACTTCAGGAAACAGACTCTGGCCATGCTGAGTTGTGCTACAGCTGAATCTGAGGGCTCGCTGTGGGAGTTGGATGTGGGTGAGAAAGCCATGCCTGGCCAAAGCGATGAGGGGGCAGAACTGAAGCAGATGACAAGTGTTGATCATCAGATGCAGTCATCGCAGTGCTGA
- the cxcr3.2 gene encoding C-X-C chemokine receptor type 3-2, translating into MNQVMPVTEDYWSFDDYDNYTLPPDTGRSHAVPCMQGDIYSFAQRFSPVVYSLVFLLAVVGNVLVLCVIRRYRNSQSRGACAFSLTDTFLLHLAISDLLLAFTLPLFAVQWAHQWVFGLALCKISGALFSLNRYSGILFLACISFDRYLAIVHAVSSGWKRNTCHAQIACSLIWVVCLGLSGVDIAFKQVVEVNMLSHKEVHCRVWFTENSTQWQVALLLVSAILGFGLPLLIMLYCYIRIFRSLCNASRRQKRKSLRLIISLVSVFVICWAPYSCFQLADSLQRLGVVSGGCQFGRVVDVGTLITESVGLTHCALNPLLYGFVGVKFRRELVRMFKGLLGERGLLEMAGSRKRKNRKCKGSFSSESENTSYSVMM; encoded by the exons ATGAATCAAGTGATGCCTGTCACAGAAGATTACTGG AGCTTCGACGACTATGACAATTACACCTTGCCCCCTGACACGGGCAGGAGTCATGCAGTGCCATGCATGCAGGGGGACATCTACAGTTTTGCCCAGAGGTTCTCTCCTGTTGTATACAGCCTGGTGTTCCTCCTGGCTGTTGTGGGCAACGTGCTGGTGCTGTGTGTGATCCGACGCTACCGAAACTCTCAGAGCAGAGGAGCCTGTGCCTTCTCCCTGACGGACACCTTCCTCCTTCACCTGGCCATTTCTGACCTCCTGCTGGCCTTCACCCTCCCTCTTTTTGCAGTGCAGTGGGCTCACCAGTGGGTGTTCGGCTTGGCTCTTTGCAAGATCTCCGGTGCCCTCTTCTCCCTGAACCGTTACAGTGGCATCCTTTTCCTGGCCTGCATCAGCTTTGACCGATACCTGGCCATTGTTCACGCCGTCAGCTCTGGCTGGAAGCGCAACACCTGTCATGCCCAGATTGCATGCTCTCTCATATGGGTGGTCTGTCTGGGCCTGAGTGGGGTGGACATTGCCTTTAAACAGGTAGTGGAGGTGAACATGTTAAGCCATAAGGAGGTCCATTGCAGGGTATGGTTCACTGAGAATTCCACACAGTGGCAGGTGGCTCTGCTGCTGGTCAGTGCAATTCTGGGTTTTGGCCTCCCCCTGCTCATCATGCTCTACTGCTACATTCGTATCTTCAGGTCTCTCTGCAATGCCAGTCGCCGCCAGAAGCGCAAGTCTCTCCGCCTCATCATCTCCttagtgtctgtgtttgtcatctGCTGGGCACCATACAGCTGCTTCCAGCTGGCAGATAGTCTGCAGAGGCTGGGCGTAGTGAGCGGAGGTTGCCAGTTTGGCCGTGTGGTGGATGTTGGGACTCTGATCACTGAAAGTGTGGGCCTGACGCACTGCGCCCTGAACCCTCTGCTGTACGGATTTGTGGGGGTGAAGTTCAGGAGGGAGCTGGTCAGGATGTTTAAGGGACTTCTGGGAGAGAGAGGCTTGCTGGAGATGGCAGGATcgagaaagaggaagaatagAAAATGTAAAGGATCTTTCAGTTCAGAAAGCGAAAACACCTCTTATTCTGTCATGATGTGA
- the pafah1b3 gene encoding platelet-activating factor acetylhydrolase IB subunit gamma isoform X2: MSAEDPNPAATPTPCDDTQGDGRWMSLHNRFVADSKDKEPDVLFVGDSIIQLMHQFGVWRQLFSPLHALNFGVGGDATQHVLWRLSNGELDNISPKVVVLCVGTNNHGHTAEQICGGIMAIVQVIKNKLPHARTLVLGLLPRGKMPNPLRERNEKVNKLVQEALSSLPHASFLNVDPGFVHSNGSISHQDMYDYLHLTPQGYQAVCEPLHAHLTSMLDKPAEN, from the exons ATGAGTGCAGAAGACCCAAACCCAGCCGCCACACCCACCCCCTGTGATGACACCCAGGGAGATGGACGATGGATGTCTCTG cACAACCGCTTTGTGGCCGATAGCAAAGACAAAGAACCTGATGTTCTGTTTGTAGGAGACTCTATTATTCAGCTCATGCACCAGTTTGGG gtaTGGCGACAGctgttctctcctctccatgCTCTCAATTTTGGGGTGGGTGGTGATGCAACACAACATGTGCTGTGGAGACTGAGCAACGGTGAACTGGATAACATCAGCCCAAAG GTTGTAGTGCTGTGTGTAGGCACTAACAATCACGGACACACTGCTGAACAAATCTGTGGAGGGATCATGGCCATTGTCCAAGTCATCAAGAACAAGCTCCCCCATGCCCGGACACTAGTACTT GGTCTACTGCCCAGGGGTAAAATGCCAAACCCTCTGCGGGAGCGAAATGAAAAGGTGAACAAGCTGGTCCAGGAGGCCTTATCATCCCTCCCCCATGCTTCTTTCCTCAATGTGGACCCAGGCTTCGTCCACTCTAATGGTAGCATCTCCCATCAGGACATGTACGATTACCTTCACCTGACCCCTCAGGGCTACCAGGCTGTGTGTGAACCCTTGCATGCCCATCTCACGTCCATGCTAGATAAGCCTGCTGAGAACTAA
- the tlr21 gene encoding toll-like receptor 21 produces the protein MAGLNYQLLPVTVILGAVQLISGYSFNNCIEDPGSNGQSFKCIRRKAEDMLAIINDLPQSAINLTVSINPVWHISDRSFAHLPNLTNLRIDCNNLTTIDQFAFQKLHQLQSLNMSFNNISELNPSLFRDLHSLTFLSLTKNNLKQLPEGIFFTVLNLNKLIMRQNFLKNFSRIAESVSHLKNLSMLDLCFNKLTSLDHSNMSLPKSLTTLYICRNNLSTLGCKHSFLRFIQVLDLSYNPWLPTVAFQGVDLRHVNYLRLRSTSVKIVEFLNISNIYAGHIDFSDTGLKNDTLLIELCKLLRTKMKRIKDLDLTSNRIENLTNCTALHYCPEITGALNLSRNQLKSTSCLNFLKRQTQIKSFSAEHNHLTSLPSCKKQNAVSFRELKELSYRYNRIRSVNFYAFYHTPNIKTLKLNINTIAFLHRKALKGLKNLTTLRLDNNLLTDLFNNTFEDLFNLQTLNLRNNRISVIFNGTFFSLGNLTTLDLGGNKITHFEKSGLDGLKRLSKFYLDGNNLKKIDISLHHVFQDTLTVLDLQSNQIRFLKEDISYSPFMNLTKLRDLKLDGQRPYGLTLLPHTLFRGLRSLKSLYLTNNKISYLAPDVFNDLTGLKFLTLDNCCVGVAQIQPGVFKNVRKLNKLIVENMGIQNFSKEIFGNLTQLRTIQLNHNVMQTIRVDVLESLPKLKYLDIRNVPLSCTCENNLLKNWTMNNTKVQVVYLYSFPCPHNASLKFYKFDTNVCYINLGEYLFFSTALAIFLFTVTPLLYVKLYWKIKYGYYVFRSWFGEHWRRLIEEEENCKYDAFISYNSSDEQWVMDQLLPNLEGKGSSFKLCLHHRDFEPGRDIVDNIVSAVYGSRKTICVVSRNFLKSEWCSLEIQLASYRLFDEHRDVLLLVFLEPISERQLSSYHRMRKVMLKKTYLQWPGSDCTDPMQAQDLFWNQLRRAIRTGSRVETEENSTSEVCAIENKETEHFETHISDENNYLLP, from the coding sequence ATGGCAGGTCTAAATTATCAGCTGTTACCAGTTACAGTCATTCTTGGTGCTGTTCAACTTATTAGCGGTTACAGCTTCAACAACTGCATTGAAGACCCAGGCTCAAACGGACAAAGTTTCAAGTGCATCCGTCGAAAGGCTGAGGACATGTTGGCTATTATAAACGACCTGCCCCAGTCAGCCATCAATCTCACGGTGTCCATTAATCCTGTGTGGCACATTTCTGACAGGAGCTTCGCTCATCTGCCAAACCTTACAAACCTCAGAATAGATTGTAATAACTTGACTACCATCGACCAATTTGCTTTCCAAAAACTGCATCAACTTCAGTCTCTGAATATGTCTTTTAACAATATATCAGAGCTCAACCCTTCTCTCTTTCGGGACCTGCACAGCCTCACCTTTCTGTCACTGACAAAAAATAACCTGAAACAGCTTCCCGAAGGAATTTTCTTCACTGTTCTCAATCTAAACAAGTTAATCATGAGACAAAACTTTCTGAAAAATTTCTCGCGCATTGCTGAGTCTGTGTCACATCTAAAAAATCTGAGTATGCTAGACCTTTGCTTTAACAAATTGACCTCCCTCGACCACTCAAACATGTCACTACCCAAATCCCTCACTACTTTATACATATGTAGAAATAATCTGTCTACATTAGGATGTAAACACTCGTTTCTCAGATTCATCCAGGTACTAGATTTGTCATACAATCCTTGGCTTCCAACAGTGGCCTTTCAAGGAGTGGATTTAAGGCATGTAAACTATCTGCGTTTGCGGTCAACAAGTGTTAAGATTGTGGAGTTTttaaacatcagcaacatctaTGCAGGTCACATCGATTTCTCTGACACAGGTCTAAAAAATGACACCTTGCTCATCGAACTATGCAAATTATTAAGGACAAAGATGAAAAGGATCAAAGATTTGGACCTGACTAGTAATAGGATTGAGAATCTGacaaactgcactgcactgcactatTGTCCTGAAATCACAGGGGCTCTGAATCTATCCCGCAACCAACTGAAAAGCACGAGTTGTCTTAATTTTCtcaagagacagacacagataaaaTCATTCAGTGCAGAGCATAACCACCTGACCTCACTGCCAtcatgtaaaaaacaaaatgcagttaGTTTCCGAGAGCTGAAAGAGCTGAGCTATCGTTACAATCGTATCCGCTCTGTAAACTTTTATGCTTTCTATCATACACCAAAtatcaaaacattaaaacttaaCATAAACACGATTGCTTTTCTCCATCGTAAAGCTCTCAAAGGGCTAAAAAACCTTACAACACTCCGTTTGGACAATAACCTCTTAACCGATTTGTTCAACAACACCTTTGAAGATCTTTTCAACCTGCAAACCCTTAACTTGCGCAACAATCGTATTTCTGTCATCTTCAACGGGACTTTCTTCAGTCTCGGAAATCTGACTACACTGGACCTAGGAGGTAATAAGATCACTCATTTTGAGAAATCTGGCCTTGATGGACTAAAACGTCTGTCCAAATTCTATCTAGATGGAAACAATCTCAAAAAGATCGACATTTCGCTCCATCATGTATTTCAAGACACACTAACAGTGCTTGATTTACAAAGTAATCAGATTCGCTTCCTCAAAGAAGATATCTCTTATTCACCATTTATGAATCTCACAAAACTCAGAGATCTGAAATTGGATGGACAACGGCCTTATGGCCTCACCCTTTTACCCCACACTTTATTCCGTGGTCTTCGCTCACTGAAATCTCTGTATCTCACCAACAATAAGATCTCTTATCTTGCTCCTGATGTCTTTAATGATCTGACAGGCTTAAAATTCCTCACACTGGATAACTGCTGTGTTGGGGTGGCACAAATACAACCAGGagtctttaaaaatgtaagaaaattgAACAAATTGATTGTAGAAAATATGGGAATTCAGAACTTCTCGAAGGAGATTTTTGGGAACCTTACACAGTTACGCACAATCCAGCTCAATCACAATGTGATGCAGACCATCCGTGTCGATGTACTAGAAAGTTTACCTAAACTCAAATATCTTGACATACGTAATGTTCCTTTAAGCTGTACCTGTGAGAACAACTTGTTGAAAAACTGGACAATGAATAACACAAAGGTTCAAGTGGTCTATCTCTACAGTTTTCCGTGCCCACATAACGCGAGTCTCAAATTCTACAAGTTTGATACCAACGTTTGTTACATAAATCTCGGAGAGTACCTGTTCTTCAGCACAGCACTTGCGATCTTTCTGTTCACAGTCACTCCTTTGCTTTACGTCAAACTCTACTGGAAAATTAAGTATGGCTACTATGTGTTCCGCTCTTGGTTTGGTGAGCACTGGCGCAGACTaatagaggaggaggaaaattgCAAATATGATGCATTCATTTCCTATAATTCCTCCGATGAACAATGGGTCATGGACCAGTTGCTGCCCAACTTGGAGGGAAAGGGATCATCTTTCAAACTTTGCTTACATCACAGGGACTTTGAGCCGGGCCGCGATATTGTGGACAACATTGTCTCTGCTGTATATGGCAGCCGTAAAACTATTTGTGTGGTGAGCAGGAATTTCCTCAAAAGTGAGTGGTGTTCTCTGGAAATCCAACTGGCCAGCTACCGACTGTTCGATGAACACCGGGATGTTCTCCTACTCGTGTTTCTGGAGCCAATCTCTGAGAGGCAGCTGTCGTCGTATCACCGCATGAGGAAAGTGATGTTGAAAAAGACTTATCTGCAGTGGCCTGGCTCAGACTGCACTGACCCGATGCAGGCCCAAGACCTGTTTTGGAATCAGCTACGTAGGGCAATAAGGACGGGGAGCCGAgttgaaacagaagaaaatagcACAAGTGAAGTTTGTGCAATTGAAAACAAGgaaactgaacattttgagACTCACATATCAGATGAAAACAATTACTTGTTACCTTAA
- the pafah1b3 gene encoding platelet-activating factor acetylhydrolase IB subunit gamma isoform X1, with product MPQKSFFAQHQLSRTPTSRVNPLTQTRRQSQVMSAEDPNPAATPTPCDDTQGDGRWMSLHNRFVADSKDKEPDVLFVGDSIIQLMHQFGVWRQLFSPLHALNFGVGGDATQHVLWRLSNGELDNISPKVVVLCVGTNNHGHTAEQICGGIMAIVQVIKNKLPHARTLVLGLLPRGKMPNPLRERNEKVNKLVQEALSSLPHASFLNVDPGFVHSNGSISHQDMYDYLHLTPQGYQAVCEPLHAHLTSMLDKPAEN from the exons ATGCCGCAGAAGAGTTTCTTTGCGCAGCACCAACTCTCACGAACACCAACGAGCAGGGTGAATCCACTCACACAGACGAGGAG ACAGAGCCAAGTCATGAGTGCAGAAGACCCAAACCCAGCCGCCACACCCACCCCCTGTGATGACACCCAGGGAGATGGACGATGGATGTCTCTG cACAACCGCTTTGTGGCCGATAGCAAAGACAAAGAACCTGATGTTCTGTTTGTAGGAGACTCTATTATTCAGCTCATGCACCAGTTTGGG gtaTGGCGACAGctgttctctcctctccatgCTCTCAATTTTGGGGTGGGTGGTGATGCAACACAACATGTGCTGTGGAGACTGAGCAACGGTGAACTGGATAACATCAGCCCAAAG GTTGTAGTGCTGTGTGTAGGCACTAACAATCACGGACACACTGCTGAACAAATCTGTGGAGGGATCATGGCCATTGTCCAAGTCATCAAGAACAAGCTCCCCCATGCCCGGACACTAGTACTT GGTCTACTGCCCAGGGGTAAAATGCCAAACCCTCTGCGGGAGCGAAATGAAAAGGTGAACAAGCTGGTCCAGGAGGCCTTATCATCCCTCCCCCATGCTTCTTTCCTCAATGTGGACCCAGGCTTCGTCCACTCTAATGGTAGCATCTCCCATCAGGACATGTACGATTACCTTCACCTGACCCCTCAGGGCTACCAGGCTGTGTGTGAACCCTTGCATGCCCATCTCACGTCCATGCTAGATAAGCCTGCTGAGAACTAA